From Arachis stenosperma cultivar V10309 chromosome 2, arast.V10309.gnm1.PFL2, whole genome shotgun sequence, one genomic window encodes:
- the LOC130962948 gene encoding uncharacterized protein LOC130962948, with protein sequence MTMRIEILVDIEEVCEDPRNVRLGLAADGFNPFGAMRTNYSVWLVVLIPYNRPPWECMKPTSLILSMIIPGEKMPGNNIDVYLQPLIKELKELWYDGVQTLDRFRNEMFTLRAALMWTISDFSGLGNLSGWNVHSKYACPTCNFSTDSYRLKHGGKWCFLGHRRFLERGHKFRLSRAKFNGKIELRDPPAVLTGSEILEQLEGINVSFRKELQESKGKRIRRKVVEEDDESGMWRKKSIFFYLPYWESNLLRHNLDVMHIEKNVCDNVLYTLLNETGRLKDNLKARKDLKEMGIRKDLWPDENGRYHPSLFTMSNSMKDIFLRTIKNIRVPDGLSSNISRCVDLKQRKLSGLKSHDCHVLMQQLLAIAIRNVLPDKVTAVLIELSSFFQQLCSKSLSLTELEKLQPRIILTLCHLEMLFPPSFFTIMVHLTCHLVDEAKLGGPVHYRWMYPIERYLGHLKSYVRNKAKSKGSIAKGYVAEEALTFCSRYLKGIETRFNRPPRVDDRPDDNYSTHVDSLFPQMGNSKGAFTVFELSPMEKKQAHRYVVLNCPYVKPFIDDFKDFVRRRSKDRRPSNVEIEKRVNKNFVTWFPAQLMNPYIMNTVHEDLRYLARGPSRYAKRFFTFSINGFSFRTTNRDKGLKTQNSGVFLMSSTPCVASASDPDVRNVDLSYYGKLEDIIELNYNGRFRVTLFKCKWADTTRERGCRKDNWGFTSVNFSQVIHSGDREEDDPYIEASQAQMVYFGNDEVNKDWSVVVHLKPRDSYDMGGNEDNEPCENEPWLEQNLDSLFENGDNLSLLRDEVDDELLDNNIGEDEHMSE encoded by the exons atgacaatgaggatcgAGATACTTGTTGATATAGAAGAG GTTTGCGAAGATCCTCGAAATGTACGTCTTGGTCTTGCAGCTGATGGATTCAACCCTTTTGGAGCTATGCGTACAAACTATAGCGTTTGGCTAGTGGTGCTTATTCCATACAATCGGCCTCCATGGGAGTGCATGAAGCCAACATCACTTATCTTGTCAATGATTATTCCTGGAGAGAAAATGCCGGGGAACAACATAGATGTATACTTACAACCTCTTATTAAAGAGTTAAAAGAGTTGTGGTATGATGGTGTTCAAACATTAGATAGGTTTAGGAATGAAATGTTTACATTGCGAGCAGCATTAATGTGGACAATTAGTGATTTTTCAGGCCTTGGTAACTTATCTGGGTGGAATGTACACAGTAAATATGCTTGTCCTACATGTAACTTCAGCACTGattcatatagattaaagcATGGTGGAAAATGGTGTTTTTTGGGGCATCGCCGTTTCTTAGAAAGGGGTCATAAGTTTAGGCTAAGTCGTGCAAAATTTAATGGAAAAATTGAGTTGAGGGATCCCCCAGCAGTACTAACAGGATCAGAAATATTGGAACAACTTGAAGGAATCAATGTTTCATTTAGGAAAGAACTACAGGAAAGTAAAGGTAAGAGGATTCGACGAAAAGTTgttgaagaagatgatgaatcgGGGATGTGGAGGAAGAAaagcatatttttttatcttcctTATTGGGAGTCTAACTTATTGCGCCATAATCTAGATGTTATGCACATTGAAAAGAATGTTTGCGACAATGTATTATACACTTTGCTCAATGAGACTGGAAGGTTAAAGGATAATCTCAAAGCTCGTAAGGATCTTAAAGAAATGGGTATAAGGAAAGATTTATGGCCAGATGAAAATGGGAGATATCATCCATCTTTGTTCACAATGTCAAATTCCATGAAAGATATATTCTTGCGTACTATAAAGAATATTAGAGTACCAGATGGTCTCTCGAGTAATATTTCACGGTGTGTTGACCTGAAGCAAAGAAAGCTTTCTGGATTGAAGAGCCATGATTGCCACGTTCTTATGCAGCAACTATTAGCCATTGCCATACGTAATGTTCTGCCAGATAAAGTTACTGCAGTGCTAATAGAGTTGTCTTCATTCTTTCAACAGTTGTGCTCTAAAAGTTTAAGTCTTACAGAACTTGAGAAGCTCCAACCTCGAATTATTCTTACCCTTTGTCATTTAGAAATGTTGTTCCCTCCTTCTTTCTTTACAATCATGGTTCATTTAACTTGTCATCTAGTTGATGAAGCAAAACTCGGAGGACCAGTACACTATAGGTGGATGTATCCTATTGAGAG GTATTTAGGTCATTTGAAGTCCTATGTACGAAACAAAGCTAAATCAAAAGGTTCTATAGCTAAGGGATACGTGGCTGAAGAAGCTCTTACATTTTGCTCTCGATACTTAAAAGGGATTGAGACAAGATTTAATAGGCCACCACGTGTTGATGATCGTCCGGATGATAATTACAGTACACATGTAGATTCCCTTTTTCCACAAATGGGGAACTCAAAGGGAGCTTTCACAGTATTTGAGTTGTCACCTATGGAAAAAAAACAAGCACATCGATATGTGGTTTTAAATTGTCCATATGTCAAACCGTTCATTGA TGACTTCAAAGATTTTGTACGAAGACGATCTAAGGATAGAAGGCCTTCAAATGTAGAGATAGAAAAAAGAGtcaataaaaattttgttactTGGTTTCCTGCGCAG CTTATGAACCCATATATTATGAATACTGTGCATGAGGATTTGAGATACTTAGCAAGGGGTCCATCACGATATGCCAAGAGGTTTTTTACATTTAGTATTAATGGGTTCTCCTTTCGAACTACCAATCGAGACAAAGGGTTAAAGACCCAGAATAGTGGAGTTTTTTTAATGTCTTCAACTCCTTGTGTTGCTAGCGCTAGTGATCCTGATGTTAGGAATGTTGATTTGTCATATTATGGAAAACTAGAAGATATTATAGAACTAAACTACAATGGCCGATTTCGGGTTACTTTATTCAAATGTAAATGGGCTGACACCACTAGAGAACGGGGCTGTAGAAAGGATAATTGGGGTTTTACTTCTGTTAATTTTTCACAAGTAATACACAGTGGTGACCGAGAGGAGGATGATCCATATATTGAAGCCTCACAAGCTCAAATGGTGTATTTTGGCAATGATGAAGTGAATAAAGATTGGAGTGTTGTCGTGCATTTGAAGCCAAGAGATTCATATGATATGGGGGGAAATGAAGATAATGAACCATGCGAGAATGAGCCATGGTTAGAGCAAAACTTAGATTCTTTATTTGAAAATGGTGATAATCTATCATTGTTAAGAGATGAGGTAGATGATGAACTACTAGATAATAATATTGGAGAAGACGAACACATGTCAGAATAG